CCGCGGGCCTGCCGACCGACCGCTTCGTGTTCGAGGGTTTCCTGCCGGCGAAGGCGGGCGCGCGGCGGCGACGCCTGGAGGAACTAACGGCCGAGCCCCGCACGCTCGTGATTTACGAGTCAAGCCACCGCATCGAGGCGAGCATCGGGGACATGCGCGACGCTTTCGGGCCCGAGCGCCGCGCGGTGATCGCGCGCGAGCTGACCAAGACCTTCGAGACGCTGCACCACGATGACTTGGCAGCGCTGTGTCAATGGCTCGCAGACGACGCGAACCAACGCCGCGGCGAATTCGTGGTCATCGTCGCCGGC
The window above is part of the Gammaproteobacteria bacterium genome. Proteins encoded here:
- a CDS encoding rRNA (cytidine-2'-O-)-methyltransferase; translation: AGLPTDRFVFEGFLPAKAGARRRRLEELTAEPRTLVIYESSHRIEASIGDMRDAFGPERRAVIARELTKTFETLHHDDLAALCQWLADDANQRRGEFVVIVAGAPELEESNTADVRRVLSLLMPELPLKTAARIAAQLTGETRNRVYEMALELSRNDN